The following proteins are encoded in a genomic region of Aquifex aeolicus VF5:
- a CDS encoding ABC transporter ATP-binding protein, which translates to MIRVFDVWKKYKYYKKPQDRLKEIIFRKPFHEELWVLKGINLEIEKGEVLGIVGPNGAGKSTLLKVITGVTEPDKGFVERSGKVVGLLELGTGFNYELSGLENIYVNASLLGLSRREIDEKLESIIEFSELDDFINKPLKTYSSGMIMRLAFSIAIHTEPECFIIDEALAVGDAHFQQKCFRKLKEHKQKGGSIIFVSHDMNAVKILCDRAILLHKGEIIEEGSPETVTQAYYKLMASLENKEGITFLQNGYGNFKAVIKEVRLKSEHGYTNNFPSGDTLFIELDVEAKEDLQDVVAGILIRDRFGQDIFGINTYLMEKKVELKKGKYLFTFKMPLNLAPGKYTLTVALHKGMDHAQECYHWIDNVCNFEVNGFKKEQFVGVCYLPTEFNYRKIP; encoded by the coding sequence ATGATAAGGGTATTTGATGTATGGAAGAAGTACAAGTACTACAAAAAGCCTCAGGACAGGTTAAAGGAAATTATCTTCAGGAAACCCTTTCACGAAGAGTTATGGGTTCTTAAGGGGATTAACCTTGAGATTGAAAAGGGAGAGGTTCTCGGAATAGTAGGTCCAAACGGTGCAGGAAAATCAACACTACTTAAAGTAATAACTGGAGTAACGGAACCAGATAAGGGTTTCGTAGAAAGATCCGGAAAGGTAGTAGGGCTTCTCGAACTAGGAACTGGCTTTAATTACGAACTCTCAGGACTGGAAAATATATACGTAAACGCAAGCCTTCTTGGTCTTTCCAGAAGAGAAATAGACGAGAAACTGGAGAGTATAATAGAATTTTCCGAACTTGATGACTTCATTAACAAGCCACTTAAAACGTACTCTTCGGGAATGATAATGAGGCTCGCTTTTTCAATTGCTATTCATACAGAACCCGAATGCTTCATAATAGACGAAGCCCTTGCGGTTGGCGATGCTCACTTTCAACAGAAGTGTTTCAGAAAACTAAAAGAACACAAACAAAAGGGAGGATCCATAATCTTCGTTTCCCACGACATGAATGCTGTAAAAATTCTATGCGACAGGGCTATTTTGCTTCATAAAGGCGAAATAATTGAGGAGGGGAGCCCTGAAACGGTAACGCAAGCCTATTATAAACTTATGGCTTCACTTGAAAACAAAGAAGGTATAACTTTTTTACAAAACGGTTACGGAAACTTCAAAGCTGTCATAAAAGAAGTGAGGCTAAAAAGCGAACACGGATACACGAACAACTTCCCAAGCGGAGATACGCTTTTTATTGAACTGGATGTGGAGGCAAAAGAAGATTTACAGGACGTTGTGGCAGGCATACTCATAAGGGATCGCTTCGGACAAGACATATTCGGTATCAACACCTACTTAATGGAAAAGAAAGTTGAGTTAAAAAAGGGCAAATACCTTTTTACCTTTAAAATGCCCTTGAACCTTGCTCCAGGAAAGTATACCCTGACCGTGGCACTCCACAAAGGCATGGATCATGCCCAGGAGTGTTACCACTGGATTGACAACGTATGCAACTTTGAAGTAAACGGCTTTAAAAAGGAACAGTTCGTGGGAGTGTGCTACCTCCCTACTGAGTTCAATTACCGAAAAATTCCTTAA
- a CDS encoding ABC transporter permease, which produces MNLSLILELVRQEIKNRYADTVLGIWWAFLWPILLVLIYTLIFSHLIGAKLGHENTVYAYSIYLSSGIFPWFFFSNSLSRITGIFTEKKFLFTKIPIRLEVFPVVVIISELINYLIGISLVTLISFITLGFEGIKYFYLFPVALYLMIVYSFSIGMVLGTLNVFFRDIKEIIGVFLQIFFWFTPIVYTLDILPPFVKKLIYYNPMYPVVSIHHLVFVNYLDLHLYSLLGFLLASPLVFFVSYYFFKKLEKDIKDFA; this is translated from the coding sequence GTGAATTTATCTCTTATATTAGAGCTCGTAAGGCAGGAAATAAAGAATAGGTATGCGGATACTGTTTTAGGCATCTGGTGGGCTTTTTTGTGGCCCATATTGTTGGTTCTCATTTACACTCTGATTTTTTCCCACCTAATAGGGGCAAAACTAGGACACGAAAATACCGTTTATGCCTACAGTATTTATCTGTCTTCCGGTATATTCCCATGGTTTTTCTTTTCCAATTCCCTTTCAAGGATAACGGGAATATTTACAGAAAAAAAGTTTTTATTTACTAAAATACCAATAAGACTTGAAGTATTTCCCGTAGTGGTAATTATTTCCGAACTTATCAATTACTTAATAGGCATTTCTCTAGTTACTCTAATCAGTTTCATAACACTTGGTTTTGAAGGTATTAAGTACTTTTACCTGTTTCCCGTGGCTCTATATCTCATGATAGTTTACTCCTTTTCCATAGGCATGGTTCTGGGAACTTTGAACGTATTTTTCCGGGATATAAAGGAAATAATCGGTGTATTTCTCCAGATTTTTTTCTGGTTTACGCCTATTGTTTACACTTTAGATATACTTCCTCCTTTTGTAAAAAAACTGATTTACTACAATCCTATGTATCCCGTTGTGAGTATTCATCACCTAGTATTTGTAAATTACCTTGATTTACACCTGTACTCGCTTTTGGGTTTTCTCCTTGCATCACCTTTGGTATTCTTTGTTTCTTATTACTTCTTTAAAAAACTTGAAAAGGATATAAAGGACTTTGCGTGA
- a CDS encoding calcium-binding protein: protein MPFVVLVTSSFVLQSVRGNVSYLSLYLVDVKDAGFTFDATGLNGSVTVGDDDVGGGANVTYKLGSGDDTVIVDTNIEANNDIIDGGDGTDTIKVDTTGGAVTYAPASDNNLKNVEKIVATGSNGATINLSNQTEGFEIVGSAGNDTITGGAGNNTIAGGAGNDTIAGGAGNDTLTGGAGNDIITGGKGQDTLTGGNGADVFGLDAPFAAIDKITDFDTNTTDEKIAIDFKAGANLTKGAFGNVNSLGSGYISAGKIKVIGYKTASNSKVTAASFSINKAIGTAVKVTSGGKDLILTGKNIEIDTANAQIKIYTKGGTITIKKGLNNAAKTGVIFFYDTDDKQLKLFGVKVADGADGDTILDTVKLSASKVIATITAPNGLNDGDIFVY, encoded by the coding sequence GTGCCCTTCGTAGTACTCGTAACCTCTTCTTTCGTCCTTCAGAGTGTCCGAGGAAACGTAAGTTACCTTTCCCTCTATTTGGTTGATGTTAAAGATGCAGGTTTTACTTTTGATGCTACAGGGCTTAATGGAAGTGTAACTGTTGGAGATGATGATGTTGGTGGTGGTGCAAATGTAACCTATAAACTCGGAAGCGGTGACGATACCGTTATAGTTGATACTAACATTGAAGCGAATAACGATATTATAGACGGCGGTGACGGAACGGATACCATTAAGGTAGATACGACAGGAGGAGCGGTAACTTATGCTCCTGCATCAGACAATAATCTAAAGAATGTGGAAAAGATTGTTGCAACAGGATCTAATGGGGCAACCATAAATCTTTCTAACCAAACAGAAGGATTTGAAATAGTAGGTAGTGCAGGTAACGATACAATAACGGGTGGTGCAGGTAACAACACAATAGCAGGTGGTGCAGGTAACGATACAATAGCAGGTGGTGCAGGTAACGACACATTAACAGGTGGTGCAGGTAACGATATAATAACGGGTGGTAAAGGACAGGATACACTTACCGGCGGAAACGGTGCAGATGTGTTTGGTTTAGATGCTCCATTCGCAGCGATAGATAAAATTACGGACTTTGATACCAATACTACAGACGAAAAGATAGCAATAGATTTCAAAGCAGGAGCAAACCTTACTAAAGGTGCATTTGGAAACGTAAATTCTTTAGGGTCGGGTTATATAAGTGCAGGAAAAATTAAAGTTATAGGATATAAAACCGCCTCTAATTCTAAAGTGACTGCTGCATCCTTTTCTATTAATAAAGCTATAGGTACCGCTGTGAAAGTAACGAGTGGAGGTAAAGATTTAATCCTTACTGGTAAGAATATAGAAATAGATACTGCTAATGCTCAAATTAAAATATATACGAAAGGGGGAACAATTACTATAAAGAAAGGGCTAAATAACGCTGCAAAAACGGGTGTAATCTTCTTCTACGACACAGATGATAAACAATTAAAGCTGTTTGGTGTGAAAGTTGCTGATGGTGCAGATGGGGATACTATTCTTGACACAGTTAAACTTTCAGCATCCAAGGTGATAGCAACCATAACCGCTCCTAACGGCCTTAATGACGGAGATATCTTCGTTTACTAA
- a CDS encoding tetratricopeptide repeat-containing sulfotransferase family protein, which yields MSSLISRLRKLFKSRNTHDFSNLCKENYQTLLSSEEGKILLGIYHFLSGEPQKAEELLSQVSENSLNSAQGLSDLGLLYFFLGRVEDAERVLKKALKFSDVDDALYARLGALYYSQGKLEEAQHYWERALSLNPNKVEILYNLGVLHLNKGELEKALDLFERALRLKPDFREAEEKKTLILLSLNRIDELVEEYYRELEKNPNEEVYIKLGNTLYTAGRLAEARAVFQEGAEKFPHDPRLKLGLIEVLKEEGRTYQAGTLLKEWLEDTSWVDEEKTPNKDEFLMQMRFRLNELRIQASFLDTAEKDLEKVENKEDYPEYYILKSKILMERNKGLEAADLLREAKERFPAHLGVLQELVHVLTSIGELEEAKEIQSQIVAINPSAVIQQVEMEDYKATDEQIQVLETLLNSPAVPKQTRASAGFVLHKVLEKRKDYDKAFEVLIKANELVKEEINYDWREHRFMIQRTIEVFTPEVVERLKGRGHPSKRPIFVLGMPRSGTTLTEQILGSHSMVYPAGELPFVPKIVNLIPKALQYVGKEPKEWPEAILEFDERLLKSAAQYYLDRVAKLDSEHPRIVDKLPHNFDYVGLILLMFPNAKVIHLKRNDLDVAVSNYQQNFAAKHGTMGFAFDLRWIGHMLNDHRAIMEHWHKLFPGQIYELDYQRLTEEPEEVIRELLEFCELPWEDRVLEYYKTKRPVKTASIKQVRKGIYRSSVEKWRRYEKYLTPVIEILQEGFKKLEDPEIEKYQDKVIPKGLVGYTVG from the coding sequence ATGAGTTCTTTAATTTCCCGTCTGAGAAAACTCTTCAAGTCCAGAAACACGCATGACTTTTCAAACCTCTGTAAGGAAAACTACCAAACCCTTTTGTCTTCTGAAGAGGGGAAAATCCTCCTCGGTATTTACCACTTCCTTTCGGGAGAGCCTCAGAAAGCAGAGGAACTCCTCTCCCAAGTGAGTGAAAACTCTTTGAACTCCGCCCAAGGTTTGTCGGACCTCGGACTTCTTTACTTTTTCCTCGGAAGGGTAGAAGACGCAGAAAGAGTTTTAAAAAAAGCTTTGAAGTTTTCGGACGTTGACGACGCGCTTTACGCGAGGCTCGGGGCTCTTTACTACTCTCAGGGAAAGCTTGAGGAAGCTCAGCACTACTGGGAGAGGGCACTTTCCTTAAACCCGAATAAGGTGGAAATCCTATACAACTTGGGGGTTTTGCACCTAAACAAGGGAGAACTGGAGAAGGCTCTGGACCTCTTTGAGAGAGCCCTGAGGTTAAAGCCCGATTTTCGCGAAGCCGAGGAGAAAAAAACGCTTATACTCCTTTCTCTAAACAGGATAGACGAGCTGGTTGAGGAGTACTACAGGGAGCTTGAGAAAAACCCGAATGAAGAGGTTTACATAAAGCTCGGAAACACCCTTTACACCGCGGGAAGGCTTGCGGAGGCAAGGGCGGTATTCCAAGAGGGCGCGGAAAAGTTCCCACACGACCCGAGGCTAAAGTTGGGACTCATTGAAGTTTTAAAGGAGGAGGGAAGAACTTATCAGGCAGGCACTTTGCTAAAGGAGTGGCTTGAAGATACCTCCTGGGTTGACGAGGAAAAAACACCTAACAAAGATGAGTTTTTAATGCAGATGCGTTTTAGGTTAAACGAACTGAGAATTCAGGCAAGCTTTCTTGACACCGCGGAGAAGGACCTTGAAAAGGTAGAAAACAAGGAAGATTATCCCGAATACTACATATTGAAATCTAAAATCTTAATGGAGAGAAACAAAGGGCTTGAGGCTGCGGATCTCCTCAGGGAGGCAAAGGAGAGGTTCCCCGCACATCTGGGAGTCCTTCAGGAACTCGTTCACGTTCTCACTTCCATAGGCGAGCTTGAGGAGGCAAAGGAAATTCAGTCTCAGATAGTAGCTATAAACCCCTCTGCTGTTATCCAGCAGGTGGAAATGGAAGACTACAAGGCAACAGATGAGCAAATTCAGGTTCTTGAAACCCTCCTGAACTCCCCCGCTGTTCCGAAGCAAACGAGAGCGAGCGCCGGATTTGTTCTCCACAAGGTTTTGGAAAAGAGAAAAGATTACGACAAGGCTTTTGAAGTTCTAATAAAGGCAAACGAGCTCGTCAAAGAGGAAATCAATTACGACTGGAGAGAGCACAGGTTCATGATACAGAGGACGATAGAGGTATTCACTCCTGAAGTGGTGGAAAGACTGAAAGGAAGGGGACACCCCTCCAAGAGACCCATATTCGTTCTTGGAATGCCACGCTCCGGAACTACTTTAACCGAGCAAATTCTGGGAAGCCACTCAATGGTCTACCCCGCGGGAGAGCTTCCCTTTGTTCCAAAGATAGTAAACCTAATCCCTAAGGCTTTGCAGTATGTCGGTAAAGAACCCAAGGAGTGGCCCGAAGCCATACTGGAGTTTGACGAAAGGCTACTGAAATCCGCCGCTCAGTATTACCTTGACAGGGTAGCAAAACTTGACTCCGAGCACCCTCGCATAGTGGACAAGCTCCCCCACAACTTTGACTACGTGGGACTCATACTTTTAATGTTCCCCAACGCTAAGGTAATACACCTAAAGAGGAACGACCTTGACGTTGCAGTTTCTAATTACCAGCAGAACTTCGCCGCAAAGCACGGGACTATGGGCTTTGCTTTTGACCTTAGGTGGATTGGACACATGCTCAACGACCACAGGGCCATAATGGAACACTGGCACAAACTATTCCCCGGACAGATTTACGAACTTGATTACCAGAGACTCACCGAAGAACCCGAAGAGGTAATAAGGGAGCTTTTAGAATTTTGCGAACTCCCTTGGGAGGACCGAGTTCTTGAATACTACAAGACGAAGAGACCCGTAAAAACCGCAAGCATAAAGCAGGTAAGGAAGGGAATTTACCGCTCCTCGGTGGAAAAGTGGAGGAGGTATGAGAAGTATTTAACGCCCGTGATAGAAATCTTGCAGGAGGGATTTAAGAAGCTTGAGGACCCCGAAATTGAAAAGTATCAGGACAAGGTAATTCCTAAGGGTCTGGTCGGCTATACCGTAGGTTAA
- a CDS encoding DUF6447 family protein, translating into MAKVNIDGKEYDTEKLPKEAVDLINSIVFVDTELQRLENQKKVLTAARIFYAEKLKEVLSKLEE; encoded by the coding sequence ATGGCTAAGGTAAATATAGACGGAAAGGAGTACGACACCGAAAAGCTTCCGAAAGAAGCTGTGGATTTAATCAACTCTATAGTGTTTGTAGATACTGAGCTTCAAAGACTTGAAAACCAGAAAAAAGTCTTAACGGCTGCAAGAATTTTCTATGCTGAAAAACTAAAGGAAGTGCTGAGTAAATTAGAAGAGTGA
- a CDS encoding methyltransferase regulatory domain-containing protein has translation MFTQVKPYLSLPGFSCVLVNAGIVPPDLNQNFRVAFFNEKKSLNFYVLEKLFLNAEVKLLKPQKETEETFDFIISEIPFSHAFEEERKGLSNSIRNSLKEKGVLFIEYDSKPGSTPKEEFIRFIRLFLKKVESEQVKTDLEVILSRPSYFWARNNETRLYFLEKARRFNDDFVKREITNENYRIFSHDEVHELLKDCMLSFAGRANLEMNDPEIVLFPSHLATLARCGKNNLCKEAVIDFVLDTKQRRDIYAKFPEVDQEKAIESVADKFFLIPRQSPKNLRREVLLPGGHKLSLSEPVYDFFFVNSEEPRRLSEHPLYEKSKKTAWKAFYRVLSTGEFILCVNDDLLEDAKDELPESFELTPPNDEILKVSFENLEDTYLVSNATKGPAVHLNTLEVILLWFASEKGKTKAKEEAVKFLKSREEFIKLGTNIVKAREVKEEDINKTAEKLFKGRKAFNLNRLKIIRER, from the coding sequence ATGTTTACACAGGTAAAGCCTTACTTGAGCCTTCCGGGGTTTTCCTGCGTCCTCGTAAACGCAGGGATAGTTCCTCCCGACTTAAACCAAAATTTCAGGGTGGCCTTCTTTAACGAAAAGAAAAGTCTGAACTTCTACGTACTGGAGAAACTCTTTCTAAATGCGGAGGTAAAACTCCTAAAACCGCAGAAAGAAACGGAGGAGACTTTTGACTTCATCATTTCAGAAATCCCCTTTTCCCACGCCTTTGAAGAAGAAAGGAAGGGCCTCTCTAATTCTATAAGAAATAGCCTGAAGGAGAAAGGGGTTCTTTTTATTGAATACGACTCAAAACCTGGAAGCACACCGAAGGAGGAGTTCATAAGGTTCATAAGACTCTTTTTAAAGAAGGTAGAGAGTGAGCAGGTGAAAACTGACCTTGAAGTTATACTCTCAAGACCTTCCTACTTTTGGGCGAGGAACAACGAAACGAGGCTCTACTTCCTTGAAAAGGCAAGGAGGTTTAACGATGATTTTGTAAAGAGAGAAATAACGAACGAGAATTACAGAATTTTCTCCCACGACGAGGTTCACGAGCTCCTGAAAGATTGTATGCTCTCCTTTGCAGGAAGGGCAAACCTTGAAATGAACGACCCCGAAATAGTTCTCTTTCCCTCTCACCTCGCCACGCTCGCAAGGTGCGGGAAGAACAACCTCTGCAAAGAGGCGGTAATTGACTTTGTCCTGGACACAAAACAAAGAAGGGATATATACGCAAAATTCCCGGAAGTAGATCAGGAAAAGGCTATAGAAAGCGTAGCGGACAAATTTTTCCTAATCCCCAGACAATCTCCAAAGAACTTAAGGCGGGAAGTTTTACTTCCGGGAGGTCACAAACTTTCTTTAAGCGAGCCCGTATACGACTTTTTCTTTGTAAACTCGGAAGAACCGAGAAGACTCTCGGAGCACCCTCTGTATGAGAAAAGCAAAAAAACTGCCTGGAAAGCCTTTTACAGGGTTCTTTCCACAGGAGAGTTTATACTCTGCGTGAACGATGATCTTTTAGAAGACGCAAAAGACGAACTTCCCGAAAGTTTTGAACTAACTCCTCCGAACGACGAAATACTTAAAGTATCTTTTGAAAATCTGGAAGATACATACTTAGTATCAAACGCTACGAAGGGTCCGGCGGTACACTTAAACACTTTAGAGGTTATTCTCCTCTGGTTTGCCTCAGAAAAAGGAAAAACAAAGGCGAAAGAAGAAGCCGTAAAGTTCCTAAAGTCACGGGAAGAATTTATAAAACTGGGGACAAATATTGTAAAGGCAAGGGAGGTTAAGGAAGAGGATATCAACAAAACAGCGGAAAAACTCTTTAAAGGAAGAAAAGCCTTTAATCTAAACAGGTTAAAAATAATTAGGGAGAGATAA
- the gmd gene encoding GDP-mannose 4,6-dehydratase gives MSGKRALITGIRGQDGAYLAKLLLEKGYEVYGADRRSGEFASWRLKELGIENDVKIIHMDLLEFSNIIRTIEKVQPDEVYNLAAQSFVGVSFEQPILTAEVDAIGVLRILEALRTVKPDTKFYQASTSEMFGKVQEIPQTEKTPFYPRSPYAVAKLFGHWITVNYREAYNMFACSGILFNHESPLRGIEFVTRKITYSLARIKYGLQDKLVLGNLNAKRDWGYAPEYVEAMWLMMQQPEPDDYVIATGETHTVREFVEKAAKIAGFDIEWVGEGINEKGIDRNTGKVIVEVSEEFFRPAEVDILVGNPEKAMKKLGWKPRTTFDELVEIMMEADLKRVRDREVSV, from the coding sequence ATGTCTGGAAAGCGTGCTTTAATTACAGGAATCAGGGGGCAGGATGGAGCTTACTTGGCTAAGCTCTTATTAGAAAAGGGATACGAGGTTTACGGAGCTGATAGGAGAAGCGGAGAATTTGCGAGCTGGAGACTGAAAGAACTCGGGATAGAAAACGACGTAAAGATCATTCACATGGATCTGCTTGAGTTTTCAAACATTATCAGAACCATAGAAAAGGTTCAACCCGATGAAGTTTACAACTTAGCAGCTCAGAGCTTTGTGGGAGTTTCCTTTGAACAGCCCATACTTACCGCGGAAGTAGATGCCATAGGAGTTCTGAGAATTCTTGAAGCTCTGAGAACAGTAAAACCTGACACCAAGTTTTATCAGGCTTCCACGAGCGAGATGTTCGGTAAGGTGCAGGAAATTCCCCAAACGGAAAAAACGCCTTTTTACCCCAGAAGTCCTTATGCGGTTGCCAAACTCTTCGGACACTGGATAACGGTAAATTACAGGGAAGCTTATAACATGTTCGCCTGCAGTGGGATACTCTTTAACCACGAATCACCCCTAAGGGGTATTGAATTTGTGACGAGAAAGATAACATACAGCTTGGCGAGGATAAAGTACGGACTTCAGGATAAGTTAGTTCTCGGAAACTTAAATGCCAAGAGGGACTGGGGATACGCACCCGAATACGTGGAAGCTATGTGGCTTATGATGCAGCAGCCGGAACCAGATGACTACGTTATAGCGACTGGGGAAACCCATACCGTTCGGGAATTCGTAGAAAAAGCGGCGAAAATAGCGGGGTTCGACATAGAGTGGGTCGGTGAAGGGATAAACGAGAAAGGAATAGACAGAAACACAGGTAAGGTGATAGTGGAAGTCTCGGAAGAATTCTTCAGACCCGCGGAAGTGGACATACTTGTAGGAAATCCCGAAAAGGCTATGAAGAAGCTCGGATGGAAACCGAGAACCACTTTTGACGAACTCGTTGAAATAATGATGGAAGCGGACCTTAAAAGAGTAAGAGACAGAGAAGTTAGCGTTTAA
- a CDS encoding TolC family protein, producing the protein MKKLIFGVLLFSFSFSFDLEKIVKEAERNNPRLNYYFHRIKSKDFYLEQILSKYKPRLSASVYYGYQEFKPYLGEKKKATLKYFYTALEQPIFYPEVLQEYRQGKIEKEVERLYLEKYLQDFRYELLRQLLTYSYLKTKERLYKKVIKDRKKIIKILEKLLKKRISTEVELLVEKKKLEMDVSEYEKSKEEKKRVGKVLRFYLPEEEMEKIPSLNFPLEYSVYANLLKELSKKSVENVDIKIAQKQYENARYEVKKRKFERWPKLSLQLSYLYSSTTAVATVSRDKRAALILNVPIYSGGYYKARVAEALELEKASLYFLKSVEKEVKVSYEEGLKNLEKSSEDIKSYLKLLRAERELLEMYRVLFEKRVKSERDVLNQEISFLYREVEYLEKVYEFLIYYLDTLHTLSQIKPEEIKTLKEFFGN; encoded by the coding sequence ATGAAAAAGCTTATCTTCGGAGTACTCCTGTTTTCTTTTTCCTTTTCATTTGACCTGGAAAAGATTGTAAAGGAAGCGGAAAGGAATAATCCGAGACTGAACTACTACTTCCACAGGATAAAGTCAAAGGACTTTTACCTTGAACAAATTCTCTCAAAGTACAAGCCCAGGCTTTCCGCTAGTGTTTACTACGGTTATCAGGAGTTTAAGCCGTACCTCGGAGAAAAGAAAAAGGCTACACTCAAGTACTTTTACACCGCCCTTGAACAACCAATCTTTTACCCGGAAGTGTTGCAGGAGTACAGACAGGGAAAAATTGAGAAGGAAGTAGAGAGACTCTACCTTGAAAAGTACCTTCAGGACTTCAGGTATGAACTCCTCAGGCAGTTATTAACTTATTCATACCTCAAAACTAAAGAAAGATTATACAAAAAAGTCATAAAGGACAGAAAGAAGATTATAAAAATCCTTGAAAAACTCCTGAAAAAGCGAATATCCACTGAGGTGGAGCTACTGGTTGAGAAAAAGAAGTTAGAAATGGATGTGTCTGAGTACGAAAAATCAAAAGAGGAAAAGAAAAGGGTGGGGAAAGTTTTAAGGTTTTATCTCCCTGAGGAAGAAATGGAAAAAATCCCTTCGCTTAACTTTCCTTTAGAATACTCGGTCTATGCGAATTTACTTAAGGAACTGAGCAAAAAAAGTGTTGAGAACGTTGATATTAAGATCGCCCAGAAGCAGTACGAGAATGCAAGGTACGAAGTGAAAAAGAGGAAGTTTGAAAGGTGGCCAAAACTTTCGCTTCAGCTCAGCTACCTGTACTCTTCAACTACCGCAGTAGCTACGGTATCGAGGGACAAGAGGGCGGCACTTATCTTAAACGTTCCCATTTACAGTGGAGGATATTACAAGGCACGTGTAGCGGAAGCCCTTGAACTGGAGAAGGCTTCCCTTTACTTCCTAAAGTCCGTTGAGAAGGAGGTAAAGGTAAGCTACGAGGAAGGTTTGAAGAATCTGGAAAAATCTTCTGAGGATATCAAAAGTTATTTAAAGTTACTCAGAGCGGAAAGGGAGTTACTGGAAATGTACAGGGTTCTTTTCGAGAAGAGGGTAAAGAGTGAACGGGACGTTCTAAATCAGGAAATCTCATTCCTATACAGAGAGGTTGAGTATTTAGAAAAGGTGTACGAGTTCTTGATCTACTACCTAGATACGCTCCACACCTTATCTCAAATAAAACCCGAGGAGATAAAAACCCTTAAGGAATTTTTCGGTAATTGA